A genomic window from Solanum stenotomum isolate F172 chromosome 10, ASM1918654v1, whole genome shotgun sequence includes:
- the LOC125841943 gene encoding 40S ribosomal protein S27-1-like — MCIPKISNDTDLLHPPAEVEKQKHKLMCLVQSPNSTFLDVKCQGCFQITTIFSHSQIVVTCPNCQPTGGRAKLTEGCSFRVKDKDMMVLA, encoded by the coding sequence ATGTGTATTCCAAAGATTTCAAATGACACTGACTTGCTTCACCCTCCTGCTGAGGTTGAGAAGCAAAAACACAAGCTTATGTGTTTGGTCCAATCACCTAATTCTACTTTTCTGGATGTCAAATGTCAAGGCTGCTTCCAAATAACAACAATTTTCAGCCACTCGCAAATCGTGGTTAcatgccccaattgccagccaACTGGTGGCCGCGCAAAACTTACTGAAGGATGCTCTTTTAGGGTTAAAGATAAGGATATGATGGTCTTGGCTTGA